The following are encoded together in the Thermomonas brevis genome:
- the ilvG gene encoding acetolactate synthase 2 catalytic subunit, producing MNGARWLAQALVAEGVDTLFGYPGGAIMPFYDALHDTPQLRHVLPRHEQGAAFAANGYARASGRVGVCVATSGPGASNLVTGIADAMLDSVPMVVITGQVPTALMGTDAFQELDVFGMTMPMVKHSFIARRVEDLPMMVGEAFRLARSGRPGPVLIDLPKDVQIADAAHLPAHASSGTDAPEAPKDAFLHEALALISQAQRPVLYGGGGIALGEAVQAFRTFVDATQIPTVLTLRGLGALPTEHPLNLGMLGMHGSRAANLAVQEADLLIVVGARFDDRATGKLAEFAPNARVVHMDIDACEIGKLRHADAGVRGNIVTTLTKLTLPCAAHLHGRHGEARKAWRAQCRQRVQQFAPRYDAPGDGVYAPALLKRLSELAPEATVACDVGQHQMWVAQHWRMDHPRKHLTSGALGAMGFGLPAALGAQEANRSAQVICVSGDGSIMMNIQELATLKRYRSPVKIVLLDNQALGMVRQWQELFFDKRYSEIDLSDNPDFAAVAAAFGIKALHVDKAEGVDAALQALLDADGPALLHVAIDTAANVWPLVPPNRNNAQMLDPALDEAAAPARTPTETSHALPA from the coding sequence ATGAACGGCGCCCGCTGGCTGGCGCAGGCGCTGGTGGCCGAAGGGGTGGACACCCTGTTCGGCTATCCGGGCGGCGCGATCATGCCGTTCTACGACGCCCTGCACGACACCCCGCAGCTGCGGCACGTGCTGCCCCGCCACGAGCAGGGCGCGGCGTTCGCGGCGAACGGGTATGCGCGGGCCAGCGGGCGCGTGGGCGTATGCGTGGCGACCTCCGGCCCCGGCGCGTCGAACCTCGTCACCGGCATCGCCGACGCGATGCTGGATTCGGTGCCGATGGTGGTCATCACCGGGCAGGTGCCGACCGCGCTGATGGGCACCGATGCGTTCCAGGAACTGGACGTGTTCGGAATGACCATGCCGATGGTGAAGCACAGCTTCATCGCGCGGCGCGTCGAGGACCTGCCGATGATGGTGGGCGAGGCGTTCCGGCTGGCGCGCAGCGGTCGCCCCGGTCCGGTGCTGATCGATCTGCCGAAGGACGTGCAGATCGCCGACGCCGCGCACCTGCCCGCGCACGCCTCCTCCGGCACCGATGCGCCGGAAGCGCCGAAGGACGCCTTCCTGCACGAAGCGCTGGCGCTGATCTCGCAGGCGCAGCGGCCGGTGCTGTACGGCGGCGGCGGCATCGCGCTGGGCGAGGCGGTGCAGGCGTTCCGCACCTTCGTCGATGCGACGCAGATCCCGACCGTGCTGACGCTGAGGGGCCTGGGCGCGCTGCCCACGGAGCATCCGCTCAACCTCGGCATGCTGGGCATGCACGGCAGCCGCGCCGCCAATCTGGCGGTGCAGGAGGCCGATCTGCTGATCGTGGTCGGCGCGCGCTTCGACGACCGCGCCACCGGCAAGCTGGCAGAGTTCGCGCCGAACGCGCGCGTCGTCCACATGGACATCGACGCCTGCGAAATCGGCAAGCTGCGCCACGCCGACGCCGGTGTGCGCGGCAACATCGTCACCACGCTGACCAAGCTGACGCTGCCCTGCGCCGCCCACCTGCACGGCCGCCACGGCGAAGCGCGCAAGGCATGGCGCGCGCAGTGCCGGCAGCGCGTGCAGCAGTTCGCGCCGCGCTACGACGCGCCCGGCGACGGCGTGTACGCGCCCGCGCTGCTGAAGCGGCTGTCGGAACTGGCGCCCGAGGCCACGGTCGCCTGCGACGTCGGCCAGCACCAAATGTGGGTGGCGCAACACTGGCGCATGGACCACCCGCGCAAGCATCTGACCTCCGGCGCACTCGGCGCGATGGGCTTCGGCCTGCCGGCGGCGCTGGGCGCGCAGGAGGCCAACCGCAGTGCGCAGGTGATCTGCGTCAGCGGAGATGGCTCGATCATGATGAACATCCAGGAGCTGGCGACGCTGAAGCGCTACCGCTCGCCGGTGAAGATCGTGCTGCTCGACAACCAGGCGTTGGGCATGGTGCGCCAGTGGCAGGAATTGTTCTTCGACAAGCGCTATTCCGAGATCGACCTGTCCGACAACCCGGACTTCGCCGCCGTCGCCGCCGCCTTCGGGATCAAGGCGCTGCACGTGGACAAGGCCGAAGGCGTCGATGCCGCGTTGCAGGCGCTGCTGGACGCCGACGGCCCCGCCCTGCTGCACGTCGCCATCGACACCGCCGCCAACGTCTGGCCGCTGGTGCCGCCCAACCGCAACAACGCGCAGATGCTCGATCCCGCCCTCGACGAGGCGGCCGCCCCTGCCCGCACGCCCACGGAGACGTCCCATGCGCTACCGGCTTGA
- a CDS encoding ACT domain-containing protein has translation MRYRLDLTLRRAEGALARVLGTTERRGFQPVSVDGEARDDGDRWHLRMTVEGAREPDGLQQQLAKLYDCLAVEVQPCP, from the coding sequence ATGCGCTACCGGCTTGACCTCACCCTGCGCCGCGCCGAGGGCGCGCTGGCCCGCGTGCTCGGCACCACCGAACGGCGCGGCTTCCAGCCGGTCAGCGTCGATGGCGAAGCCCGCGACGACGGCGACCGCTGGCACCTGCGCATGACCGTGGAAGGCGCGCGCGAGCCGGACGGCCTGCAACAGCAACTGGCCAAGCTGTACGACTGCCTGGCGGTGGAGGTGCAGCCGTGTCCGTGA
- a CDS encoding threonine dehydratase produces the protein MDSDVASAASVTASDVLAAQARLRRYLSPTPLHYAERSGCWLKLENLQRTGSYKVRGAMNALLAARERGDLRPTIAASAGNHAQGLAWAAYRLGMQAITVMPKTAPETKIAGVAHWGATVRLHGETYDEAKAFANDLAAQNGYRLLSAFDDPDVIAGQGTVGLEIAAALEPDVVLVPIGGGGLASGVALALKAQGVKIVGAQVEGVDAMARALKGDDAIVEPTATLADGVRVKVPGLLTRRVLHALLDDVVIVREAELRETLVRLALEEHLIAEGAGALALAAGKRVAGKRKCAVVSGGNLDAGVLAALLQDVRPRPPRKPRQRRQERLPLPAARTPLPPAGLSPFASPSASTQRPACAEPIETVTA, from the coding sequence ATGGACTCCGACGTAGCCAGCGCCGCCTCCGTGACCGCCAGCGACGTGCTGGCGGCGCAGGCGCGGCTGCGCCGCTACCTCAGCCCCACGCCGCTGCATTACGCCGAGCGTTCCGGCTGCTGGCTGAAACTGGAAAACCTGCAGCGCACCGGCTCCTACAAAGTGCGCGGCGCGATGAACGCGCTGCTGGCGGCGCGCGAGCGCGGCGACCTGCGCCCGACCATCGCCGCCTCCGCCGGCAACCATGCGCAAGGCCTGGCGTGGGCGGCGTATCGGCTGGGCATGCAGGCGATCACGGTGATGCCGAAAACCGCGCCGGAAACCAAGATCGCCGGCGTCGCCCACTGGGGTGCGACGGTGCGCCTGCACGGCGAAACCTACGACGAGGCCAAGGCCTTCGCCAATGATCTGGCCGCGCAGAACGGCTATCGCCTGCTGTCCGCCTTCGACGATCCCGACGTGATCGCCGGGCAGGGCACGGTCGGGCTGGAAATCGCCGCCGCGCTGGAACCCGACGTGGTGCTGGTGCCGATCGGCGGCGGCGGCTTGGCCTCCGGCGTCGCGCTGGCGCTGAAGGCGCAGGGCGTGAAGATCGTCGGCGCGCAGGTCGAAGGCGTGGATGCGATGGCGCGCGCACTGAAGGGCGACGACGCCATCGTCGAACCAACCGCGACGCTGGCGGACGGCGTGCGCGTGAAAGTCCCCGGCCTGCTCACCCGTCGCGTGCTGCACGCGCTGCTGGACGACGTGGTGATCGTGCGCGAGGCCGAACTGCGCGAGACGCTGGTGCGGCTGGCACTGGAGGAACACCTGATCGCCGAGGGCGCGGGCGCGCTGGCGCTGGCCGCCGGCAAGCGCGTGGCCGGCAAGCGCAAATGCGCGGTGGTGTCCGGCGGCAACCTCGATGCCGGCGTGCTGGCGGCGCTGCTGCAGGACGTGCGTCCGCGTCCGCCGCGCAAGCCGCGGCAGCGGCGACAGGAGCGACTTCCATTGCCGGCAGCGAGGACGCCCCTGCCTCCTGCCGGCCTTTCTCCCTTCGCTTCCCCTTCCGCTTCCACGCAGCGCCCGGCGTGCGCCGAACCCATCGAGACCGTCACCGCATGA
- a CDS encoding 2-isopropylmalate synthase, which yields MNAPPRHTASDRASSNHVTIFDTTLRDGEQSPGFTMSAAQKIAFAHALADLGVDVIEAGFPNSSPADFGAVQTIAREVRGASIAGLARCHAGDIEACARALDAAAAPRVHVFISTSPLHREHKLSMSKEQVVERAIMAVELARRHVDDVEFSAEDAFRTEREFLVEVFEAAIAAGARTVNVPDTVGYATPEEIRDLFRFLRATVKGADGVVFSAHCHNDLGLAVANSLAAIEGGARQVECTINGIGERAGNAALEELVMAMKVRGGWYGVDTRIDTPKLLDTSRLLSRITGIQVQRNKAIVGLNAFAHESGIHQHGMLKNRDTYEIMRPQDVGWPDSQLVLGRHSGRAAVADRLRALGHVLDDALLDRVIADAKALTQTQHVIGDADLLRLVEGERFGPGWRIAAMSLIDAGQHTRAQVELSDPHGRRVRQDAQGDGPVAALFAALAQATGVDFELESYEVHSMGVGRDARGEANLSARIDGDTLSGQGTSRDVLEASAIAWLDVANRVLRAQATQRVAATA from the coding sequence ATGAACGCTCCCCCCCGCCACACCGCTTCCGACCGCGCTTCCTCTAATCATGTAACCATCTTCGACACCACCCTGCGCGACGGCGAGCAGTCGCCCGGCTTCACCATGAGCGCCGCGCAGAAGATCGCCTTCGCCCACGCGCTGGCCGATCTCGGCGTGGACGTGATCGAGGCCGGCTTCCCCAACAGCTCGCCGGCCGATTTCGGCGCGGTGCAGACCATCGCCCGCGAAGTGCGCGGCGCCTCCATCGCCGGGCTGGCCCGCTGCCACGCCGGCGACATCGAAGCCTGCGCGCGCGCGCTGGACGCCGCCGCCGCGCCGCGCGTCCACGTCTTCATCTCCACCAGCCCGCTGCACCGCGAGCACAAGCTCAGCATGAGCAAGGAACAGGTGGTCGAGCGCGCGATCATGGCCGTCGAACTGGCGCGCAGGCACGTGGACGACGTGGAGTTCTCCGCCGAGGACGCCTTCCGCACCGAACGCGAGTTCCTCGTCGAAGTATTCGAAGCGGCCATCGCCGCCGGCGCGCGCACCGTCAACGTGCCGGACACCGTGGGCTACGCCACGCCCGAGGAAATCCGCGACCTGTTCCGCTTCCTGCGCGCCACCGTGAAGGGCGCGGACGGCGTGGTGTTCAGCGCGCACTGCCACAACGACCTGGGCCTGGCCGTCGCCAACTCGCTGGCCGCCATCGAGGGCGGCGCGCGGCAGGTGGAATGCACCATCAACGGCATCGGCGAGCGCGCCGGCAACGCCGCGCTGGAAGAACTGGTCATGGCGATGAAGGTGCGCGGCGGCTGGTACGGCGTCGATACCCGCATCGATACCCCGAAACTGCTGGACACCTCGCGCCTGCTGTCGCGCATCACCGGCATCCAGGTGCAGCGCAACAAGGCCATCGTCGGCCTGAACGCGTTCGCGCACGAATCCGGCATCCACCAGCACGGCATGCTGAAGAACCGCGACACCTACGAAATCATGCGCCCGCAGGACGTGGGTTGGCCCGACTCGCAGTTGGTGCTTGGCCGCCACAGCGGGCGCGCGGCGGTGGCCGACCGCCTGCGCGCGTTGGGCCACGTGCTGGACGACGCGTTGCTGGACCGCGTGATCGCCGATGCCAAGGCGCTGACCCAGACCCAGCACGTGATCGGCGACGCCGACCTGCTGCGGCTGGTCGAGGGCGAGCGCTTCGGCCCCGGCTGGCGCATCGCCGCAATGAGCCTGATCGACGCCGGCCAGCACACCCGCGCGCAGGTGGAACTCTCCGATCCCCACGGTCGCCGCGTGCGCCAGGACGCGCAGGGCGACGGCCCGGTCGCCGCGCTGTTCGCCGCGCTGGCGCAGGCCACCGGCGTGGACTTCGAGTTGGAAAGCTACGAGGTGCACAGCATGGGCGTGGGCCGCGACGCGCGCGGCGAAGCCAACCTCAGCGCGCGCATCGACGGCGACACGCTGAGCGGCCAGGGCACAAGCCGCGACGTGCTGGAAGCCAGCGCCATCGCCTGGCTCGACGTCGCCAACCGCGTGCTGCGCGCGCAGGCGACGCAGCGCGTCGCCGCCACCGCCTGA
- the leuB gene encoding 3-isopropylmalate dehydrogenase produces MHANIVVLPGDGIGPEVTAAAVEVLRAVAARYGHDFHFREHLIGGAAIDATGSALPDDTLAAARDADAILLGAVGGPKWSDPNAKVRPEQGLLAIRKALGLYANLRPVKPHAATLGASPIKPHLLQGVDLIVVRELTGGIYFGDKTRSDSDASDLCRYSVAEIERVVRHAAALARTRSGKLTSVDKANVLETSRLWRDVTTRIVREEFPDVQLEHQLVDSMAMHLLARPREYDVIVTENMFGDILTDEASMLAGSLGLLPSASLGEGTNGPDGSAQPEHRIGLYEPIHGSAPDIAGKGVANPYAAILSAAMLLRHSLGLDAEAQCLELAVSRALDAGVFTADLTCDRTRAVGTRAVTEAVLEQLELPCQVMELRD; encoded by the coding sequence ATGCACGCCAACATCGTCGTACTGCCGGGTGACGGCATCGGCCCCGAAGTCACCGCCGCCGCGGTCGAAGTGCTGCGCGCCGTCGCTGCGCGCTACGGCCACGACTTCCATTTCCGCGAACACCTGATCGGCGGCGCCGCCATCGACGCCACCGGCAGCGCGCTGCCGGACGACACGCTGGCGGCGGCGCGCGATGCCGACGCGATCCTGCTCGGCGCGGTCGGCGGCCCGAAGTGGTCGGACCCGAACGCCAAGGTGCGCCCGGAGCAGGGCCTGCTGGCGATCCGCAAGGCGCTGGGCCTGTACGCCAACCTGCGTCCGGTGAAGCCGCACGCGGCCACGCTGGGCGCCTCGCCGATCAAGCCGCATCTGCTGCAGGGCGTCGACCTGATCGTGGTGCGCGAACTCACCGGCGGCATCTACTTCGGCGACAAGACCCGCAGCGACAGCGACGCCAGCGACCTGTGCCGCTACAGCGTGGCGGAGATTGAACGCGTGGTACGCCACGCCGCCGCGTTGGCGCGCACGCGCAGCGGCAAGCTGACCTCGGTGGACAAGGCCAACGTGCTGGAAACCTCGCGGCTGTGGCGCGACGTAACGACGCGGATCGTGCGCGAGGAGTTCCCGGACGTGCAGCTGGAACACCAGCTGGTCGATTCGATGGCGATGCACCTGCTGGCGCGCCCGCGCGAATACGACGTGATCGTCACCGAGAACATGTTCGGCGACATCCTCACCGACGAAGCCTCGATGCTGGCCGGCTCGCTGGGCCTGCTGCCGAGCGCATCGCTGGGCGAAGGCACGAACGGGCCCGATGGATCGGCGCAGCCGGAACATCGAATCGGGCTATACGAACCGATCCATGGCAGCGCGCCGGACATCGCCGGCAAGGGCGTCGCCAATCCGTACGCGGCGATCCTCAGCGCGGCGATGCTGCTGCGCCACTCGCTGGGGCTGGATGCCGAAGCGCAGTGCCTGGAACTGGCGGTGTCGCGCGCGCTGGACGCCGGCGTGTTCACCGCCGACTTGACCTGCGACCGCACGCGTGCCGTCGGCACCCGCGCCGTCACCGAGGCGGTGCTGGAGCAGTTGGAGCTGCCCTGCCAGGTGATGGAGCTGCGCGACTGA
- the leuD gene encoding 3-isopropylmalate dehydratase small subunit: MTPFTTHTGLAAPLDRANVDTDQIIPKQFLKSIRRSGFGPNLFDEWRYLDVGQPGQDCATRPRNPDFVLNRPRYAGASVLLARANFGCGSSREHAPWALAEYGFRAIIAPSFADIFFNNSFKNGLLPIVLKDEEVDALFAQCEATEGYALSIDLAAQTVTRPDGVQHRFEVDAFRKHCLLHGLDDIGTTLQARDAIAAFEAKHRAAQPWLFAAP, encoded by the coding sequence ATGACGCCTTTCACCACGCATACCGGGTTGGCCGCGCCGCTGGATCGCGCCAACGTCGACACCGACCAGATCATCCCCAAGCAGTTCCTGAAGTCGATCCGTCGCAGCGGCTTCGGCCCCAACCTGTTCGACGAATGGCGCTACCTCGATGTCGGCCAGCCGGGGCAGGACTGCGCGACGCGTCCGCGCAATCCCGATTTCGTGCTCAACCGGCCGCGCTACGCCGGCGCCAGCGTGTTGCTGGCGCGTGCCAACTTCGGCTGCGGCTCCTCGCGCGAGCATGCGCCGTGGGCGCTGGCCGAATATGGCTTCCGGGCGATCATCGCGCCGAGTTTCGCCGACATCTTCTTCAACAACAGCTTCAAGAACGGGCTGCTGCCGATCGTGCTGAAGGACGAGGAAGTGGATGCGCTGTTCGCGCAATGCGAGGCGACGGAAGGCTATGCGCTGTCCATCGACCTTGCCGCGCAGACCGTGACTCGCCCGGACGGCGTGCAGCATCGCTTCGAGGTGGATGCCTTCCGCAAGCACTGCCTGCTGCACGGACTGGACGACATCGGCACCACCTTGCAGGCGCGCGACGCCATCGCCGCGTTCGAGGCGAAGCATCGCGCCGCGCAGCCGTGGTTGTTCGCTGCGCCGTGA
- the leuC gene encoding 3-isopropylmalate dehydratase large subunit, with amino-acid sequence MPGKTLYDKLWEMHEVSRRDDGSSLLYIDRHILHEVTSPQAFEGLRLAGRRPWRVDANLATPDHNVPTTKAERAGGLAAIADEISRTQVRTLDENCADFGILEFPMNDARQGIVHVVGPEQGATLPGMTVVCGDSHTSTHGAFGALAHGIGTSEVEHVLATQCLVAQKMKNMRVRVEGELPLGVTAKDIVLAIIGRIGTASGNGHALEFAGSAIRALSMEGRMTVCNMAIEAGARVGMVAVDEKTIDYVRGRPFAPTGEQWDAAVTLWRTLVSDYDARFDADIELQASDIKPQVSWGTSPEMVLAVDRSVPDPANESDPVKKDSIERALKYMGLRANQPITDIRLDRVFIGSCTNARIEDLRSAAAVAKGRKVAATVKQALVVPGSGLVKAQAEREGLDRIFLDAGFEWREPGCSMCLAMNPDRLESGEHCASTSNRNFEGRQGAGGRTHLVSPAMAAAAAIAGHFIDVRELQ; translated from the coding sequence ATGCCCGGCAAAACCCTGTACGACAAACTCTGGGAGATGCACGAAGTGAGCCGCCGCGACGACGGTTCCTCGCTGCTCTACATCGACCGCCACATCCTCCACGAGGTGACCTCGCCGCAGGCGTTCGAGGGCCTGCGGCTGGCGGGCCGCAGGCCGTGGCGGGTGGACGCCAACCTCGCCACGCCCGACCACAATGTGCCGACCACCAAGGCCGAGCGCGCCGGCGGCCTTGCCGCCATCGCCGACGAAATCTCGCGCACGCAGGTGCGCACGCTGGACGAGAACTGCGCGGACTTCGGCATCCTCGAGTTCCCGATGAACGACGCGCGGCAGGGCATCGTCCACGTGGTCGGCCCCGAACAAGGTGCGACGCTCCCCGGCATGACGGTGGTCTGTGGCGATTCGCACACCTCCACGCACGGCGCGTTCGGCGCGCTGGCGCATGGCATCGGCACCTCGGAAGTGGAGCACGTGCTGGCGACGCAGTGCCTGGTCGCGCAGAAGATGAAGAACATGCGGGTGCGCGTCGAAGGCGAGCTGCCGCTGGGAGTGACCGCCAAGGACATCGTGCTGGCGATCATCGGCCGCATCGGCACCGCCAGCGGCAACGGCCACGCGCTGGAGTTCGCCGGCAGCGCGATCCGCGCGCTGTCGATGGAGGGCCGGATGACCGTCTGCAACATGGCGATCGAAGCCGGTGCGCGCGTCGGCATGGTCGCCGTCGACGAGAAGACCATCGACTACGTGCGCGGTCGTCCGTTCGCGCCGACCGGCGAACAATGGGACGCGGCGGTGACGCTGTGGCGCACGCTAGTCTCGGACTACGACGCGAGGTTCGACGCCGACATCGAACTGCAAGCCTCCGACATCAAGCCGCAGGTCAGCTGGGGCACGTCGCCGGAAATGGTGCTGGCGGTGGACCGCAGCGTGCCCGACCCGGCGAACGAATCCGACCCGGTGAAGAAGGACTCCATCGAGCGCGCGCTGAAATACATGGGCCTGCGCGCCAACCAGCCGATCACCGACATCCGCCTGGATCGCGTGTTTATCGGCTCCTGCACCAACGCGCGCATCGAGGACCTGCGCTCGGCGGCGGCGGTGGCGAAGGGCCGCAAGGTCGCCGCGACGGTGAAGCAGGCGCTGGTGGTGCCGGGTTCCGGGTTGGTGAAGGCGCAGGCCGAGCGCGAAGGGCTGGATCGCATCTTCCTCGATGCCGGCTTCGAGTGGCGCGAGCCCGGCTGTTCGATGTGCCTCGCCATGAATCCCGACCGGCTGGAAAGCGGCGAGCACTGCGCCTCCACTTCCAACCGCAATTTCGAGGGCCGGCAGGGCGCAGGCGGCCGCACCCATCTGGTCAGCCCGGCGATGGCCGCCGCCGCCGCGATCGCCGGCCACTTCATCGACGTGCGGGAGCTGCAATGA
- a CDS encoding LysR family transcriptional regulator: MELANLAAFVAVAEHGGFSAAAEQLHLTQPAVSKRIAQLEASLDARLFDRLGRQVAPTEAGQLLLPRARQLLAEAEAARQALRGMGEGVGGSLRFATSHHIGLHRLPPLLRRFAAKHPQVALDIRFMDSEQAWQEVLQGRIELALTTLGPATPPLRATKLWNDPLCFVAAPDHPLARKARPTLADLSAHPAVLPDPGTFTHRIVADAFAARGLPLQLRMTTHYMETIKMLAGVGLAWSVLPQTMLDRSLRALPVAGVRLSRTLGCVAHGGRTLSRAAQAFIALLREETAG, translated from the coding sequence ATGGAACTCGCCAACCTCGCCGCCTTCGTCGCGGTGGCCGAACACGGCGGCTTCTCCGCCGCCGCCGAGCAGCTGCACCTCACCCAGCCGGCGGTGAGCAAGCGCATCGCGCAGCTGGAGGCGTCGCTGGACGCGCGCCTGTTCGACCGGCTGGGCCGGCAGGTGGCGCCGACCGAAGCCGGCCAGTTGCTGCTGCCGCGCGCGCGCCAGCTGCTGGCCGAGGCCGAGGCGGCGCGGCAGGCGCTGCGCGGGATGGGCGAAGGCGTCGGCGGTTCGCTGCGCTTCGCGACCAGCCACCACATCGGCCTGCACCGGCTGCCGCCGCTGCTGCGCCGGTTCGCGGCCAAGCATCCGCAGGTGGCGCTGGACATCCGCTTCATGGATTCCGAACAGGCCTGGCAGGAGGTGCTGCAGGGGCGGATCGAGCTGGCGCTGACCACGCTCGGCCCGGCCACGCCGCCGCTGCGGGCGACGAAGCTCTGGAACGACCCGCTGTGCTTCGTCGCCGCTCCCGACCATCCGCTGGCGCGCAAGGCGCGGCCGACGCTGGCCGACCTGTCCGCGCATCCGGCGGTGCTGCCCGATCCCGGCACCTTCACCCATCGCATCGTCGCCGACGCCTTCGCCGCGCGCGGGCTGCCGCTGCAGCTGCGGATGACCACGCACTACATGGAGACGATCAAGATGCTGGCCGGCGTCGGACTGGCCTGGAGCGTGCTGCCGCAGACCATGCTGGACCGGAGCCTGCGCGCGCTGCCGGTGGCCGGCGTGCGGTTGTCGCGCACGCTGGGCTGCGTGGCGCACGGCGGACGCACGCTGTCGCGTGCGGCGCAGGCGTTCATCGCCCTGCTGCGGGAGGAAACGGCCGGCTGA